From Spartinivicinus ruber, the proteins below share one genomic window:
- a CDS encoding insulinase family protein: MMYLLKNQKHKRKVLWALVFILPIVILALHKTGYEEAKATLIGSPASQAKKSAITRSSEEKDESKTRTPTINQSQEQPVAVKQTPDTTPTKKPIAQEQFTETIDVNPDKLSKEPAGIQQPVEASEITNNTNKEVKNSEEETTPPVKETATMQATPTVKEIKPTPPDLPEQREKPVTLIKPQQRAQPELIPKSEKKLEPVTVDQKPAQQAKSIEEQVKKEIKTSDAKQPLEQKPAEKQDNTRPVVKASEEIQPIPNPQTAPKKPHQQSDKKMIDPRFESLEVLTSKDLPKRNISIKQWKTDNGAQVYFVTAPETPMLDIRLVFDAGSARDAYIPGLAYLANGMLGEGTKNLTNDQIAEQFESLGAQFSNGSYRDMAIASLRTLTDEQYLQPAVKLFTEVVTDASFPDDAINRVKNQIMTSLQYIKQQPGKLAEQAFYTKLYGDHPYSTPKEGTEKSIPSIKKNHLITFYKEYYVAKNLIIAMVGDITQQQAKQLANQITSPMNAGGHAEVLAEPKSIKQLKNKIEFPSSQTHVYFGALGLKKGNPDYPAIYVGNHILGGSGFGSRLFENVREKKGLAYSVGSGFILMRAAGPFLINLQTKANQTEQALNIIKKTIQKFIKEGPTEKELTNAKQNILGSFPLSNASNSHIVGQLGSIGFYQLPLTYLDDFMKSIQKVTTQDIKQAFAKYVDLENMIIITVGPKS; the protein is encoded by the coding sequence ATGATGTACTTATTAAAGAACCAAAAACATAAGCGTAAAGTACTATGGGCGCTAGTTTTTATTTTACCTATAGTGATTTTGGCACTACACAAAACAGGTTATGAAGAAGCAAAGGCAACTTTAATTGGTTCACCAGCGTCCCAAGCTAAAAAAAGCGCCATAACTAGGTCCTCTGAAGAAAAAGATGAGAGCAAAACCAGAACACCCACAATTAATCAATCTCAAGAGCAGCCAGTTGCTGTAAAACAAACACCTGATACAACACCTACCAAAAAACCAATAGCTCAAGAACAATTTACAGAAACAATTGATGTTAACCCAGATAAGTTAAGCAAAGAACCTGCTGGGATACAACAGCCAGTCGAAGCTTCCGAAATAACTAATAATACAAATAAAGAAGTAAAAAATTCTGAAGAAGAAACAACGCCGCCAGTCAAAGAAACTGCAACAATGCAAGCTACTCCTACAGTTAAAGAGATAAAACCTACTCCACCAGATTTGCCTGAACAACGAGAAAAACCGGTCACTCTGATTAAACCACAACAAAGAGCACAACCTGAGTTGATTCCAAAATCAGAAAAAAAACTAGAACCAGTAACTGTAGACCAAAAGCCAGCTCAACAAGCTAAATCAATTGAGGAACAAGTTAAAAAAGAAATAAAAACCTCTGATGCTAAACAACCACTCGAACAGAAGCCAGCGGAAAAGCAGGATAACACAAGACCGGTTGTTAAAGCATCAGAAGAAATTCAACCAATACCTAACCCGCAAACAGCACCTAAAAAGCCCCATCAACAATCAGATAAAAAAATGATTGATCCACGCTTTGAGTCACTCGAAGTGTTAACCAGTAAAGACTTACCTAAAAGAAACATTTCAATTAAACAGTGGAAAACCGATAATGGAGCCCAGGTTTATTTTGTGACTGCACCTGAAACCCCTATGCTGGATATTCGCCTAGTGTTTGATGCTGGTTCTGCAAGAGATGCTTATATACCAGGTTTAGCCTATTTGGCTAATGGCATGTTAGGTGAAGGCACAAAAAATCTAACTAATGATCAAATTGCGGAACAGTTCGAATCATTAGGCGCACAATTTAGTAATGGCTCTTATCGTGATATGGCAATTGCTTCTTTACGCACCTTAACTGATGAACAATATCTTCAGCCGGCAGTTAAGCTATTTACAGAAGTTGTTACTGATGCCAGCTTTCCTGATGATGCTATTAACCGGGTTAAAAACCAGATCATGACCAGTTTACAATATATAAAACAACAACCTGGTAAATTAGCTGAGCAAGCATTTTATACAAAGCTTTATGGTGACCACCCTTACAGTACTCCGAAAGAAGGCACCGAGAAATCCATTCCCAGCATTAAAAAAAATCATCTAATTACTTTTTATAAGGAATACTACGTAGCTAAAAACTTAATTATTGCCATGGTTGGTGATATTACTCAACAACAAGCAAAACAACTAGCTAATCAAATTACTTCACCAATGAATGCTGGTGGTCATGCAGAAGTCCTTGCCGAACCAAAATCAATCAAACAACTGAAAAATAAGATAGAGTTTCCTTCCAGCCAAACTCATGTGTATTTTGGTGCTTTAGGACTTAAAAAAGGTAATCCAGACTACCCTGCTATTTATGTGGGTAATCACATCTTAGGAGGCAGCGGCTTTGGCTCTCGATTATTTGAAAATGTGAGGGAGAAAAAAGGGCTAGCGTATAGTGTGGGCAGTGGCTTTATATTAATGCGTGCTGCCGGGCCTTTCCTAATTAACCTACAAACTAAAGCCAACCAAACAGAACAAGCCTTAAATATCATCAAAAAAACCATTCAAAAATTCATTAAGGAAGGTCCCACCGAAAAAGAGTTAACAAATGCCAAACAAAATATTTTAGGTAGTTTCCCCTTAAGTAACGCAAGCAATAGTCATATAGTTGGTCAATTAGGTTCTATTGGTTTTTACCAACTACCCTTAACTTATTTAGATGATTTTATGAAAAGTATTCAAAAGGTAACCACACAGGACATTAAACAAGCCTTTGCTAAATATGTAGACCTAGAAAATATGATAATTATTACAGTAGGCCCAAAATCCTAA